In Eubalaena glacialis isolate mEubGla1 chromosome 4, mEubGla1.1.hap2.+ XY, whole genome shotgun sequence, one DNA window encodes the following:
- the N4BP3 gene encoding NEDD4-binding protein 3 isoform X2, with protein MCHIRPSVFKPAVGTGKGFLSMQSLAAHKGQKLWRSNGSLHTLACHPPLSPGPRASQAQARAQLLQALSLDEGGPEPEPSLSDSSSGGSFGRGPSTGPGPFCSSLGHINHLGGSLDRASRGPKEAVLSCLPEPPPPYEFSCPTAEDMVAMLPDTCEELKRGLSDEDGTNPFTQVLEERQRLWLSELKRLYVEQLHEVTQKAERSERNLQLQLFMAQQEQRRLRKELRAQQGLGPEADPSARPEEEARWEVCQKTAEISLLKHQLREAQAELAQKLAEIFSLKTQLRGSRVHAQAQDAELAQLREAVRSLQEQAPREEAPGSCETDDCKSRGLLGEAGGSEAGDGAEQLRAELLKERLRGQEQALRFEQERRIWQEEKERVLRYQREIQGGYMDMYRRNQALEQELRALREPLAPWSPRLESSKI; from the exons ATG TGCCACATTCGCCCATCAGTATTCAAGCCGGCAGTGGGCACCGGGAAAGGCTTTCTGTCCATGCAGAGCCTGGCGGCCCACAAGGGTCAGAAGCTGTGGCGCAGCAATGGCAGCCTGCACACGCTGGCCTGCCACCCGCCCCTGAGCCCGGGGCCCCGGgccagccaggcccaggcccGTGCCCAGCTGCTGCAAGCCCTCAgcctggatgagggtggccctgAGCCCGAGCCAAGTCTGTCCGACTCCTCCAGCGGAGGCAGCTTTGGCCGCGGTCccagcaccggccccggccccttCTGCTCCTCCCTGGGCCACATTAACCACCTCGGGGGCTCCCTGGACCGGGCCTCACGGGGTCCCAAGGAGGCTGTGCTGAGCTGCCTGCCCGAACCACCACCCCCCTACGAGTTCTCCTGCCCCACTGCCGAGGACATGGTGGCCATGCTGCCCGACACCTGTGAGGAGCTCAAGAGGGGCCTCAGTGATGAGGATGGCACCAACCCCTTCACGCAG GTGCTGGAGGAGCGCCAGCGGCTGTGGCTGTCTGAGCTGAAGCGCCTATACGTGGAGCAGTTGCATGAGGTGACCCAGAAGGCCGAGCGTAGTGAGCGCAACCTCCAGCTACAGCTGTTCATGGCCCAGCAGGAGCAGAGGCGCCTACGCAAGGAGCTGCGGGCACAGCAGGGCCTGGGCCCAGAGGCCGATCCCAGTGCCCGACCAGAGGAAGAAGCCCGATGGGAG GTGTGCCAGAAGACAGCAGAGATTAGCCTCCTGAAGCATCAGCTGCGGGAGGCCCAGGCTGAGCTGGCACAGAAGCTTGCTGAGATCTTCAGCCTGAAGACGCAACTTCGGGGCAGCCGGGTGCACGCCCAGGCCCAGGACGCAGAGCTGGCCCAGCTGCGAGAGGCTGTGCGGAGCCTGCAGGAGCAGGCCCCTCGGGAGGAGGCCCCAGGCAGCTGTGAGACCGATGACTGCAAGAGCAGGGGGCTGctgggggaggcaggaggcagtGAGGCCGGAGATGGTGCCGAGCAGCTGCGGGCTGAGCTGCTGAAGGAGCGGCTCCGGGGCCAGGAGCAGGCGCTGCGCTTTGAGCAGGAGCGGCGGATATGGCAGGAGGAGAAGGAGCGGGTGCTGCGCTACCAGCGGGAGATCCAGGGGGGCTACATGGACATGTACCGCCGCAACCAGGCGCTGGAACAGGAGCTGCGGGCACTGCGGGAGCCCCTCGCGCCCTGGAGCCCTCGGCTTGAGTCCTCCAAGATCTGA
- the N4BP3 gene encoding NEDD4-binding protein 3 isoform X1, which yields MATAPGAAGIAMGNVGSLLERQDFSPEELRAALAGSRGSRQPDGLFRKGLGQRELFSYLHLPKKDSKTTKKAPRNEPADYATLYYQEHPRAGDFSKTSLPERGRFDKCHIRPSVFKPAVGTGKGFLSMQSLAAHKGQKLWRSNGSLHTLACHPPLSPGPRASQAQARAQLLQALSLDEGGPEPEPSLSDSSSGGSFGRGPSTGPGPFCSSLGHINHLGGSLDRASRGPKEAVLSCLPEPPPPYEFSCPTAEDMVAMLPDTCEELKRGLSDEDGTNPFTQVLEERQRLWLSELKRLYVEQLHEVTQKAERSERNLQLQLFMAQQEQRRLRKELRAQQGLGPEADPSARPEEEARWEVCQKTAEISLLKHQLREAQAELAQKLAEIFSLKTQLRGSRVHAQAQDAELAQLREAVRSLQEQAPREEAPGSCETDDCKSRGLLGEAGGSEAGDGAEQLRAELLKERLRGQEQALRFEQERRIWQEEKERVLRYQREIQGGYMDMYRRNQALEQELRALREPLAPWSPRLESSKI from the exons ATGGCCACAGCCCCAGGCGCTGCTGGCATTGCCATGGGCAACGTGGGCAGCCTGTTGGAACGGCAGGACTTTTCCCCTGAAGAGCTACGGGCAGCACTCGCAGGGTCTCGGGGCTCCCGCCAGCCTGATGGGCTCTTCCGGAAAGGCTTGGGCCAGCGCGAGCTCTTCAGCTACCTGCACCTCCCCAAGAAGGACAGCAAGACCACCAAGAAGGCCCCTCGGAACGAGCCTGCCGACTATGCCACCCTCTACTACCAGGAACATCCTCGGGCTGGTGACTTCAGCAAGACTTCGCTGCCTGAGCGGGGTCGTTTTGACAAG TGCCACATTCGCCCATCAGTATTCAAGCCGGCAGTGGGCACCGGGAAAGGCTTTCTGTCCATGCAGAGCCTGGCGGCCCACAAGGGTCAGAAGCTGTGGCGCAGCAATGGCAGCCTGCACACGCTGGCCTGCCACCCGCCCCTGAGCCCGGGGCCCCGGgccagccaggcccaggcccGTGCCCAGCTGCTGCAAGCCCTCAgcctggatgagggtggccctgAGCCCGAGCCAAGTCTGTCCGACTCCTCCAGCGGAGGCAGCTTTGGCCGCGGTCccagcaccggccccggccccttCTGCTCCTCCCTGGGCCACATTAACCACCTCGGGGGCTCCCTGGACCGGGCCTCACGGGGTCCCAAGGAGGCTGTGCTGAGCTGCCTGCCCGAACCACCACCCCCCTACGAGTTCTCCTGCCCCACTGCCGAGGACATGGTGGCCATGCTGCCCGACACCTGTGAGGAGCTCAAGAGGGGCCTCAGTGATGAGGATGGCACCAACCCCTTCACGCAG GTGCTGGAGGAGCGCCAGCGGCTGTGGCTGTCTGAGCTGAAGCGCCTATACGTGGAGCAGTTGCATGAGGTGACCCAGAAGGCCGAGCGTAGTGAGCGCAACCTCCAGCTACAGCTGTTCATGGCCCAGCAGGAGCAGAGGCGCCTACGCAAGGAGCTGCGGGCACAGCAGGGCCTGGGCCCAGAGGCCGATCCCAGTGCCCGACCAGAGGAAGAAGCCCGATGGGAG GTGTGCCAGAAGACAGCAGAGATTAGCCTCCTGAAGCATCAGCTGCGGGAGGCCCAGGCTGAGCTGGCACAGAAGCTTGCTGAGATCTTCAGCCTGAAGACGCAACTTCGGGGCAGCCGGGTGCACGCCCAGGCCCAGGACGCAGAGCTGGCCCAGCTGCGAGAGGCTGTGCGGAGCCTGCAGGAGCAGGCCCCTCGGGAGGAGGCCCCAGGCAGCTGTGAGACCGATGACTGCAAGAGCAGGGGGCTGctgggggaggcaggaggcagtGAGGCCGGAGATGGTGCCGAGCAGCTGCGGGCTGAGCTGCTGAAGGAGCGGCTCCGGGGCCAGGAGCAGGCGCTGCGCTTTGAGCAGGAGCGGCGGATATGGCAGGAGGAGAAGGAGCGGGTGCTGCGCTACCAGCGGGAGATCCAGGGGGGCTACATGGACATGTACCGCCGCAACCAGGCGCTGGAACAGGAGCTGCGGGCACTGCGGGAGCCCCTCGCGCCCTGGAGCCCTCGGCTTGAGTCCTCCAAGATCTGA